From Borrelia puertoricensis, the proteins below share one genomic window:
- a CDS encoding P13 family porin, which yields MKQVLILMLFFVCIVVSFAQSYDEIASDTVATEGNMDNKLLIYELHKQNTLVPFLLNFFVGFGTGSFMQGNFTGGLLILGFDMLGVGLISGGIYSLSQYKGIETPTFALSLVSLGGITLFITRIVEIISPFTYASSYNRKLREKLGISLGGFKPQFEVNFNENAGLSFELAFTKKY from the coding sequence ATGAAACAAGTATTAATTTTAATGTTATTTTTTGTTTGTATTGTTGTTAGTTTTGCCCAAAGTTATGATGAGATTGCTTCTGATACTGTAGCTACTGAAGGTAATATGGATAACAAGTTGTTGATTTATGAACTTCATAAACAAAATACTTTAGTGCCTTTTTTATTGAATTTTTTTGTGGGTTTTGGTACAGGTTCATTCATGCAAGGAAATTTTACTGGTGGATTACTGATTTTAGGATTTGATATGTTGGGTGTAGGTTTGATTAGTGGTGGTATATATTCTCTTTCTCAATATAAAGGTATTGAAACACCAACGTTTGCATTATCTTTGGTGTCTTTAGGTGGAATTACTTTATTTATAACACGAATTGTTGAGATAATAAGTCCCTTTACATATGCGTCTAGTTATAATAGGAAACTTCGAGAAAAATTGGGTATATCTTTGGGAGGATTTAAGCCCCAATTTGAAGTAAATTTCAACGAAAATGCTGGTTTGTCGTTTGAACTTGCTTTTACTAAGAAGTATTGA